The uncultured Ilyobacter sp. genome has a segment encoding these proteins:
- the priA gene encoding primosomal protein N' encodes MRYYGVYVDGTNDFFTYCDIKDEFNIGERVAVPFRGRIKSGLIVYRETCENFEFKVLSISRKLENQIHLSKAVIKLLLWIKNYYLCSFGQSFGAAVPGNLKVEYSYNYRFIEEIPLKTEEEKNLGDYFREKSEVTKTTLYKNFSKELVRDALEKGVLKGKSKLSLEDDSKVEYRELSEYFSHRMCVSKATLEKKFSKEIIDKMVRRGALSLEKTLKDNIKTYDIDEADGVYSKESTVLNKEQETAVSEIENSEKRYFLLKGVTGSGKTEVYLRLIRRALENGQGSIFLVPEISLTPQMVKRFKGEFRENIAILHSKLTPVQRAKEWLSIYTGEKKVVLGVRSAVFAPVKNLKYVIIDEEHEATYKQDSNPRYNAKYVGIKRGELEDAKVVLGSATPSIESYYFAKEGVFKLLELNERYNGANLPKLKLVDMKDEKSHYFSRDLLNDMSETLRKDEQIMLLLNRKGYSTYIQCLECGHVEECPHCSITMNYYMSQGIYKCNYCGETKRYTGTCSSCKSKNLSHMGKGTERLEEEIRKHFDVGIIRVDSESSRERDFYDNMYREFLEKKYHIMLGTQIISKGFHFPNVTLVGVINADSIMNFPDFRSGEKTFQLVSQVAGRAGRESKKGEVLIQTFQPENHVMKRIMEGDYEGFYSDEIETRKILSYPPFSRIINIIITSTIEEGLENYARRFYDMIKDTGIEVYGPMKAPIYRIKGRYRYQIFLKGSRQKMNAVKPFLERCSSELRDEKYRVVIDVDPINLM; translated from the coding sequence ATGAGATATTATGGAGTTTATGTAGACGGAACAAACGACTTTTTTACCTATTGTGATATAAAAGATGAATTTAATATAGGAGAGAGAGTTGCGGTTCCTTTTAGAGGGAGAATAAAAAGTGGTCTGATAGTTTACAGGGAAACCTGTGAGAACTTTGAATTTAAGGTACTTTCTATAAGTAGAAAGCTAGAGAATCAGATTCACCTTTCTAAAGCTGTGATAAAGCTATTGTTATGGATAAAAAATTATTATCTTTGCTCCTTTGGACAAAGTTTTGGAGCTGCTGTTCCAGGCAATCTAAAGGTAGAGTATTCTTATAATTACAGATTCATAGAAGAAATCCCTCTAAAAACAGAGGAAGAAAAAAATCTGGGAGATTACTTCAGAGAAAAGTCAGAAGTTACAAAAACAACTTTATATAAAAATTTTTCCAAAGAGCTTGTCAGAGATGCCTTGGAAAAGGGTGTTCTAAAGGGTAAAAGCAAACTGTCACTAGAAGATGATTCCAAAGTAGAGTACAGAGAATTATCAGAATACTTTTCTCATAGGATGTGTGTAAGCAAAGCAACCTTAGAAAAGAAATTTTCTAAAGAGATAATAGATAAAATGGTTAGACGGGGGGCACTTTCCCTAGAAAAGACCCTAAAAGACAACATAAAAACTTATGATATAGATGAGGCTGACGGAGTATACTCTAAAGAAAGTACAGTTTTGAATAAAGAACAGGAAACAGCAGTGTCAGAGATAGAAAATTCAGAAAAGAGATATTTCCTTTTAAAGGGAGTTACTGGTTCTGGAAAAACCGAGGTATATCTGAGACTCATAAGAAGGGCCTTAGAAAATGGTCAGGGATCTATATTTCTCGTTCCTGAGATATCCCTAACCCCGCAGATGGTAAAGAGATTCAAAGGTGAATTCAGGGAAAATATAGCTATTTTACACAGTAAACTAACTCCTGTCCAGCGGGCAAAGGAGTGGCTCAGTATCTATACCGGAGAAAAGAAAGTGGTCCTTGGAGTCAGGTCTGCTGTCTTTGCTCCCGTGAAAAATCTTAAATATGTTATAATAGATGAAGAACATGAAGCGACCTATAAACAGGACAGCAACCCCAGATACAATGCAAAGTATGTTGGGATAAAAAGAGGGGAGCTAGAAGACGCAAAGGTTGTACTAGGATCGGCAACCCCTTCGATAGAAAGTTACTATTTTGCAAAAGAGGGAGTTTTTAAACTCTTAGAACTGAACGAACGTTACAACGGGGCAAATCTCCCAAAACTAAAGTTAGTGGATATGAAGGATGAGAAAAGCCATTATTTTAGCAGAGACCTTCTGAATGATATGTCTGAAACGCTTAGAAAAGACGAGCAGATAATGTTACTGTTAAACAGGAAGGGTTATTCGACATATATTCAGTGCCTAGAGTGCGGGCATGTAGAGGAATGCCCTCATTGTTCTATAACCATGAACTATTATATGAGCCAGGGGATCTATAAATGCAACTACTGCGGAGAAACCAAAAGATACACAGGGACCTGCAGCAGTTGCAAAAGTAAGAATCTGAGTCATATGGGAAAGGGAACAGAGAGGCTTGAAGAGGAGATAAGAAAGCACTTTGATGTGGGAATAATAAGGGTGGATTCTGAAAGTAGCAGGGAAAGGGACTTTTATGATAATATGTATAGGGAGTTTCTGGAGAAAAAATATCATATAATGCTGGGAACTCAGATAATATCTAAGGGTTTTCACTTTCCAAATGTAACTTTGGTAGGAGTTATAAATGCTGATTCCATAATGAATTTTCCGGATTTCCGTTCTGGGGAAAAAACTTTCCAGCTGGTGAGTCAGGTAGCTGGAAGAGCCGGGAGGGAAAGTAAAAAAGGAGAAGTCCTGATACAGACTTTTCAGCCGGAAAATCATGTGATGAAAAGAATAATGGAAGGTGACTATGAGGGGTTTTACTCTGATGAGATTGAGACAAGAAAAATACTCTCCTATCCTCCCTTTTCAAGAATTATAAATATAATAATAACCTCTACAATTGAGGAGGGCCTGGAAAACTATGCCAGAAGATTTTATGATATGATAAAAGACACGGGTATAGAGGTCTACGGGCCTATGAAGGCGCCCATATATAGGATAAAGGGCAGGTACAGATATCAGATTTTTCTAAAGGGGTCAAGACAGAAGATGAATGCAGTAAAACCTTTTCTTGAGAGATGCAGCTCAGAGCTGCGAGATGAAAAATACCGAGTGGTCATAGATGTTGACCCGATAAATTTAATGTGA
- the def gene encoding peptide deformylase: MVYDIRTYGDPVLRKEALPVEDINDEIREIIDSMVESMHEAGGVGLAAPQVGISKRIFVIDVEDGNIRKVINPEFLEFSKEMVEHEEGCLSVPGIYKKVKRPERVKIRYTNENGEEIIEEAEGLLSRAFQHEADHLDATLFVDKLSPVAKRMVSKKLQALKKETEKKGL; encoded by the coding sequence ATGGTTTATGATATAAGAACTTACGGTGACCCTGTTCTGAGGAAAGAGGCGTTGCCAGTGGAAGATATAAATGATGAGATAAGAGAGATAATAGACAGCATGGTAGAAAGCATGCATGAAGCCGGGGGTGTAGGCCTAGCGGCACCACAAGTTGGAATAAGTAAGAGGATATTTGTGATTGATGTAGAAGACGGGAATATAAGGAAAGTAATAAACCCTGAGTTTCTCGAGTTTTCAAAAGAGATGGTAGAGCATGAAGAGGGGTGCCTGAGTGTACCGGGAATTTATAAAAAAGTAAAAAGACCGGAAAGGGTCAAAATAAGATATACCAACGAAAATGGAGAAGAGATAATAGAAGAGGCAGAAGGGCTTCTTTCTCGGGCATTTCAACATGAAGCAGACCATTTGGACGCCACTCTTTTTGTGGATAAATTGTCCCCTGTGGCAAAAAGAATGGTTTCAAAAAAACTCCAAGCACTGAAAAAAGAGACTGAAAAAAAAGGACTTTAA
- the fmt gene encoding methionyl-tRNA formyltransferase encodes MKILFMGTPDFAVPSLDLLNKHHEIAGVFTKIDKPNMRGKKIKFTPVKEYALEHEIPVYQPKSVKTQETLDLVREINPDLIVVVAYGKILPKELIDIPKHGVINVHSSLLPKYRGAAPIHAAIINGDTESGVSIMYIAEELDAGDVILQGKTPINEDDTLETLHDRLMSIGAETLLEAVDLIGKEKAPRIPQDHEEATFVKPFKKEDCEINWNQENFKIYNFVRGMNPFPSAHTYNQSKIYKIYKVEKISREYEGEPGEIVELLKGRGPVVKTGNGSVIITEAKPENKKKLTGPDLVNGNYFSIGEKFENSKIK; translated from the coding sequence TTGAAAATACTTTTTATGGGTACCCCTGATTTTGCGGTACCGTCACTTGATTTACTAAATAAACACCATGAGATTGCAGGGGTTTTCACAAAAATAGATAAACCCAATATGAGGGGTAAAAAAATAAAATTTACACCGGTAAAGGAGTATGCATTAGAGCATGAAATTCCTGTATACCAGCCAAAATCAGTAAAAACGCAAGAAACATTGGACCTTGTAAGGGAGATAAATCCTGACCTAATAGTGGTGGTAGCATATGGTAAAATTCTTCCGAAAGAACTGATCGATATTCCGAAACACGGGGTGATAAATGTTCACTCCTCTCTTTTGCCTAAATACAGAGGAGCAGCACCTATCCATGCAGCAATAATAAACGGGGATACAGAGTCAGGGGTGTCTATAATGTACATTGCCGAAGAGCTAGATGCTGGAGACGTGATACTTCAGGGGAAAACTCCTATAAATGAGGATGATACCCTAGAAACCCTTCATGATAGGCTGATGAGTATAGGGGCAGAAACCCTTTTAGAGGCTGTAGATCTTATAGGGAAAGAAAAGGCTCCTAGAATACCTCAGGATCATGAAGAAGCCACCTTTGTAAAACCCTTTAAAAAAGAGGACTGTGAAATAAATTGGAATCAAGAAAATTTTAAAATATATAATTTTGTGAGAGGGATGAATCCTTTTCCAAGTGCCCACACCTATAACCAGAGTAAAATATACAAAATCTACAAAGTTGAAAAAATCTCACGTGAATACGAGGGAGAGCCAGGGGAGATAGTTGAACTGCTGAAGGGAAGGGGCCCTGTTGTAAAAACCGGAAACGGAAGTGTAATAATTACTGAAGCTAAGCCTGAAAACAAAAAAAAGCTTACGGGTCCAGACCTTGTTAACGGAAACTATTTTAGTATTGGCGAGAAATTTGAAAACAGCAAAATAAAATAG
- a CDS encoding redox-sensing transcriptional repressor Rex, translating into MISLVTDKEKISPRVIERLTRYLRCLENLSPDDYISSEEMAERMGLTAAQIRKDLSNFISDFGEGFGVRGKGYQVRILYSGIEKILGVHKTNNIIIIGAGRLGGALLAEPEFTKESFNVIGVFDVAEYKVGKEVNGIKIRHTSEIEYFLNTKDRVDIAILTVPKSVAQDVATTLIKAGVKSFLNFAPLKLEVPEDVVVSNIDLYGKLQELNYWKEKVNQW; encoded by the coding sequence GTGATTAGTTTGGTGACTGACAAAGAAAAAATATCCCCGAGGGTAATAGAGAGGCTGACTAGATATTTAAGATGTTTGGAAAATCTCTCGCCTGATGATTACATATCTTCTGAGGAGATGGCTGAAAGAATGGGGCTTACAGCTGCTCAAATCAGAAAAGATCTGTCGAATTTCATTTCGGATTTTGGGGAAGGTTTTGGAGTGAGAGGAAAAGGGTACCAAGTAAGGATTTTGTACAGCGGAATAGAGAAAATTTTGGGTGTTCATAAAACAAATAATATCATAATCATAGGTGCCGGAAGATTAGGAGGGGCTCTTCTTGCAGAACCTGAGTTTACAAAGGAAAGTTTTAATGTAATAGGGGTATTTGATGTAGCAGAGTACAAGGTTGGAAAAGAGGTAAACGGAATAAAAATAAGGCATACTTCTGAGATAGAGTATTTCTTGAACACAAAAGATAGGGTAGATATAGCAATTCTTACTGTTCCTAAAAGTGTTGCCCAGGATGTGGCTACAACTTTAATAAAAGCAGGGGTTAAGTCTTTCTTAAACTTTGCACCTTTGAAACTAGAAGTCCCCGAAGATGTAGTGGTATCTAACATAGACTTGTATGGGAAGCTTCAAGAACTAAATTACTGGAAGGAGAAAGTAAATCAATGGTAG
- the folD gene encoding bifunctional methylenetetrahydrofolate dehydrogenase/methenyltetrahydrofolate cyclohydrolase FolD, whose protein sequence is MVVIDGKKISTEIKEEIKKEVSEYKGNVGQTPGLAVVLVGENPASKVYVNSKVKSCGDLGFYSEKHVLDENSSEKEVLELIDKLNENEKIHGILVQLPLPKHIDEKKVTNRIASEKDVDGFKPENLGKVMIGEDDGFKSCTPYGVIEVLKRSGIEIAGKDAVIVGRSNIVGKPLVGLLISESATVTICHSRTKNLAEKTKQADILIAAVGKAGFITKDMVKEGAVVIDVGINRNEAGKLCGDVAFDEVAPMTSAITPVPGGVGPMTIAMLMKNTMKSFKKSL, encoded by the coding sequence ATGGTAGTTATAGATGGTAAAAAAATATCTACAGAGATAAAGGAAGAGATAAAAAAGGAAGTATCAGAATACAAAGGGAATGTCGGTCAGACTCCTGGTCTGGCAGTAGTTTTGGTAGGAGAGAATCCTGCTTCCAAAGTATACGTAAATTCTAAGGTTAAAAGCTGTGGAGACTTGGGTTTTTATTCCGAAAAACATGTTTTAGACGAAAATTCAAGTGAAAAGGAAGTGCTAGAATTAATAGATAAACTCAATGAAAATGAGAAAATTCACGGAATATTAGTTCAGTTGCCCCTTCCAAAACATATAGACGAAAAAAAAGTTACAAATAGAATAGCTTCAGAAAAAGATGTAGATGGTTTTAAACCTGAAAATCTTGGAAAAGTCATGATAGGTGAGGATGATGGATTTAAGTCATGTACGCCTTATGGTGTAATAGAAGTGCTTAAAAGAAGCGGCATAGAGATTGCAGGAAAAGATGCAGTAATAGTAGGAAGAAGCAATATAGTCGGTAAACCTCTAGTAGGGCTTCTGATCAGTGAGAGTGCCACAGTGACTATATGTCATAGCAGAACTAAAAATTTGGCAGAGAAAACGAAACAGGCTGACATACTAATAGCAGCAGTAGGTAAAGCTGGATTTATTACAAAAGATATGGTAAAAGAAGGAGCCGTAGTGATAGACGTAGGCATAAACAGAAATGAAGCCGGAAAGCTCTGTGGAGACGTGGCATTTGATGAAGTGGCTCCAATGACATCTGCAATAACACCTGTTCCCGGGGGAGTAGGACCAATGACAATAGCCATGTTAATGAAGAATACAATGAAATCTTTTAAGAAGTCACTATAA
- a CDS encoding ACT domain-containing protein — MSKKEKREYYIVDKRILPNSIQNVIKVNDIVQIEKISKYEAIKRVGISRSTYYKYKDFIKPFFESGKETVFSVYMSLEDKPGVLARILDVVADTGMNILTITQNIPIDGTSKVTISLQTNEDMLRKIEGMLENITGLEGVKDLRVIGSN, encoded by the coding sequence ATGAGCAAAAAAGAGAAAAGAGAGTACTACATAGTAGACAAACGTATTCTGCCCAACTCAATACAAAACGTAATTAAAGTAAATGATATCGTTCAGATTGAAAAAATATCTAAATATGAAGCCATAAAGAGAGTAGGTATAAGTAGAAGTACTTATTATAAATATAAAGATTTTATAAAACCTTTCTTCGAAAGCGGAAAGGAAACAGTTTTTAGTGTTTATATGTCTCTGGAGGACAAACCTGGGGTTTTGGCCAGAATACTAGATGTCGTCGCAGACACTGGTATGAATATACTGACCATAACTCAAAATATACCAATTGACGGAACTTCTAAGGTAACTATATCTCTTCAGACCAACGAGGATATGCTCAGAAAAATCGAAGGAATGCTAGAGAATATAACAGGGCTAGAAGGAGTAAAAGATCTAAGAGTTATTGGTAGTAACTAG
- the accB gene encoding acetyl-CoA carboxylase biotin carboxyl carrier protein, whose translation MKIDVKAIRELAENIEKYNLQEVTVESEGAKVTLKREIAVPETVYVNAAPTAPMPAATPKAAAPVAEKVEEKYEAIISPMMGTFYKAPAPDSSDFVKEGQEVKQGDTLCIVEAMKLMNEIKASKDGRIVKILLEDGAPVVKGDKLFLID comes from the coding sequence ATGAAGATTGATGTAAAAGCAATAAGAGAATTGGCAGAAAACATAGAAAAATATAACTTGCAAGAAGTAACCGTAGAAAGTGAAGGGGCCAAGGTAACTTTAAAAAGAGAGATAGCGGTGCCTGAAACAGTGTATGTAAATGCAGCTCCAACAGCGCCTATGCCTGCAGCCACACCAAAAGCAGCAGCACCTGTTGCAGAAAAAGTAGAAGAAAAATATGAAGCAATTATTTCTCCTATGATGGGAACTTTTTATAAAGCACCTGCACCTGATTCGTCTGACTTCGTAAAGGAGGGGCAAGAGGTAAAGCAGGGTGATACCCTTTGCATAGTTGAGGCTATGAAACTTATGAATGAAATAAAGGCTTCAAAAGATGGAAGGATAGTGAAAATTCTTTTAGAAGATGGAGCCCCTGTAGTCAAAGGAGATAAACTGTTTCTGATTGACTAA
- the ndk gene encoding nucleoside-diphosphate kinase, whose product MEKTLLIIKPDGVQRGLVGKILARVEKKGFKISAMKLEKISKEKAAVHYAEHVGKDFYSELLEFISSSPCVLAVIEGKNVIEGLRKMAGKTNPLEADIGTIRGDFAVVVSQNIVHTSDGPESSKREIENFFSKEEIQTHILCTEEWTYGG is encoded by the coding sequence ATGGAAAAAACGCTACTTATAATTAAACCTGACGGAGTTCAAAGAGGCCTTGTGGGGAAAATTCTTGCGAGAGTTGAAAAGAAAGGATTTAAAATTTCTGCAATGAAACTTGAAAAAATTTCCAAAGAAAAAGCGGCAGTTCATTATGCAGAACATGTGGGAAAGGATTTTTACTCTGAGCTTCTAGAGTTCATCAGTTCTAGTCCTTGTGTTTTGGCAGTTATAGAAGGTAAAAATGTTATAGAGGGGCTGAGGAAAATGGCTGGGAAAACAAATCCTCTCGAAGCAGATATTGGAACAATAAGAGGAGATTTTGCAGTGGTAGTATCTCAGAATATAGTTCATACATCAGACGGCCCTGAAAGTTCTAAAAGAGAGATTGAAAACTTTTTTTCAAAAGAGGAGATACAAACGCATATTTTATGCACTGAAGAGTGGACTTATGGCGGTTAG
- a CDS encoding CBS domain-containing protein → MKRIADVVNKEVISISKETSFDDIILIMKEKGVGRLPVVSEGKVIGVVTRDDILIREEKAPLPPVIAFWDLLITLPGNKEFKSKLKKIASFKAEDIMTEEFLSSNLEDDLEEVVTKMIEEEYSYTLVLEDEKLIGIVTKSDLIKNCF, encoded by the coding sequence ATGAAAAGGATAGCAGATGTTGTAAATAAAGAAGTTATTTCCATTAGTAAAGAAACATCTTTTGATGATATAATATTAATTATGAAAGAAAAAGGAGTAGGCAGACTCCCAGTAGTGTCAGAAGGAAAAGTGATAGGTGTAGTTACTAGAGATGACATACTGATTAGGGAAGAAAAAGCACCTCTACCACCTGTAATTGCATTTTGGGATCTTTTGATAACACTTCCAGGAAATAAAGAATTTAAGAGTAAGCTGAAAAAAATAGCTTCCTTTAAGGCGGAAGATATAATGACAGAGGAGTTTTTGAGCAGCAATCTTGAGGATGACCTAGAAGAAGTAGTCACAAAGATGATAGAGGAAGAATATTCCTATACTTTAGTATTGGAAGATGAAAAATTAATCGGAATAGTAACAAAAAGTGATCTTATAAAAAATTGTTTTTAA
- a CDS encoding hemolysin family protein — protein sequence MGTYGQILLLVLLVLLSGFFSASETALTAFKTRNLEEIKHPKAGELLKKWLKRPNEMLTGILLGNNIVNILGSSIATAITFNVLGTNSKAILTATASMTAVILIFGEITPKIVAKNYSAKIAKIVVVPVYYFTLLTLPLIKILMIISKFIGKILGIQIHDEALMITAQDIISYVNVGKAEGIIEEEEKEMIHSIFEFSDTTAKEVMTPRTSMFALDGESTINEVWDDVFEKGYSRIPVYENGIDNIIGVLYIKDLLNVIKEGKAETQIKNYLKKAYFVPETKSIVEILGDFKRTKVHIAIAIDEYGGTVGIVTIEDLLEEIVGEIRDEYDREEEETIRPLGDGKYEIDAMIDIETLNKNLDIELPESEDYESLGGLVVTELGKVADIGDQIMINEVSIKVLEVDKMRVSKVLLEKETEVQE from the coding sequence TTGGGCACGTATGGACAAATTTTACTATTGGTTCTTTTGGTTCTACTATCGGGTTTTTTCTCGGCTTCAGAGACAGCCTTGACTGCGTTTAAAACTAGGAATCTCGAAGAGATAAAACATCCTAAAGCAGGGGAGCTTTTGAAAAAGTGGCTAAAGAGGCCTAATGAGATGCTCACAGGGATACTTCTAGGAAATAATATTGTAAATATTTTGGGTTCTTCTATAGCGACAGCGATAACATTTAATGTCTTGGGAACAAATAGTAAAGCTATATTAACGGCTACCGCTTCTATGACTGCTGTAATTTTGATTTTCGGAGAAATAACTCCGAAAATAGTGGCAAAGAATTATTCTGCCAAAATAGCGAAAATTGTTGTAGTACCTGTATATTATTTTACTTTGCTGACATTACCTTTGATAAAGATACTTATGATTATTTCAAAATTTATAGGGAAAATTTTGGGCATACAAATCCATGATGAAGCTCTGATGATAACTGCACAAGACATAATTTCTTATGTAAATGTGGGAAAAGCAGAGGGGATTATAGAAGAGGAAGAAAAGGAGATGATACACTCCATATTTGAGTTTAGCGACACTACAGCCAAGGAAGTAATGACTCCTAGAACATCAATGTTTGCTCTTGATGGAGAGAGTACAATAAATGAGGTATGGGATGATGTCTTTGAAAAAGGATATTCTAGAATACCTGTATATGAAAACGGAATAGACAATATTATTGGTGTTTTGTATATAAAAGACCTTTTAAATGTCATCAAAGAAGGAAAAGCTGAGACTCAGATAAAAAATTATTTGAAAAAAGCATACTTTGTACCTGAAACAAAGTCCATTGTAGAAATATTAGGGGACTTTAAAAGGACAAAGGTACATATAGCTATAGCAATAGATGAATATGGTGGAACAGTAGGTATAGTGACAATAGAAGACCTCCTAGAAGAGATCGTAGGAGAGATAAGGGATGAATATGACAGAGAGGAAGAGGAAACTATTCGTCCTTTAGGTGATGGTAAATATGAAATAGATGCAATGATAGATATAGAAACTCTAAACAAAAATCTAGATATTGAACTTCCAGAATCGGAAGACTATGAAAGTTTAGGCGGTCTTGTGGTTACAGAACTAGGTAAGGTAGCGGATATAGGGGATCAGATTATGATTAACGAGGTATCTATTAAAGTTCTAGAAGTAGACAAGATGAGGGTTTCAAAAGTATTGCTCGAAAAGGAGACAGAGGTGCAGGAATGA
- a CDS encoding DUF502 domain-containing protein, giving the protein MRKKLKNWFYTGLIALLPVILTFYFLSWIFQMVINLLKDSFLVRNLTKFLLGLDRFSKVEQIEIYIKLSVYVISIVGIFLIITLVGLTLKHVIGKRIAGFFERLFIKVPVIKQVYTTLSQITGLVSSDKAKSYQKVVMIEYPKKGIYSLGFLTSNGNRYFEEVMGKEKILNIFVPTSPNPTSGMFIMMEEKDVKVLNIKVEEAIKLIISGGAIIPYSVSNRIS; this is encoded by the coding sequence ATGAGAAAAAAATTGAAAAACTGGTTTTATACAGGATTAATAGCTTTATTACCAGTTATACTTACCTTTTATTTTCTTTCTTGGATTTTTCAGATGGTAATTAATTTATTGAAAGATTCTTTTCTTGTAAGAAATTTAACAAAATTTTTATTGGGTCTAGACAGATTTAGTAAAGTGGAACAGATTGAAATATATATAAAGTTATCTGTGTATGTGATTTCAATTGTAGGCATATTTCTTATAATAACCCTTGTAGGATTGACTTTGAAGCACGTAATAGGGAAAAGAATAGCTGGTTTTTTTGAACGGCTCTTTATAAAGGTACCCGTAATAAAGCAGGTATATACTACACTTAGCCAGATAACCGGACTAGTATCTTCAGATAAGGCAAAATCATATCAAAAAGTAGTTATGATAGAATATCCTAAAAAAGGAATTTACAGTCTGGGTTTTTTGACAAGTAATGGAAACAGATATTTTGAAGAGGTAATGGGGAAGGAAAAGATATTAAATATCTTTGTCCCTACATCTCCAAATCCAACTTCTGGAATGTTTATAATGATGGAAGAAAAAGATGTAAAAGTCCTTAATATTAAAGTTGAAGAGGCTATAAAATTAATTATTTCAGGTGGGGCGATAATTCCTTATTCTGTGTCAAACAGGATTTCGTAA
- a CDS encoding tetratricopeptide repeat protein — protein sequence MKKLFYIILLISLMGCTNTPKTVERTADKEEYNVIKGINFSQEGKYLEALREFEKAYGKNEKNIITLREMGLVYAQLSDYKKSEEFYKKALALDERDQTAIKNLALLSYIKGDYEKAEEYLESVSKDSVDNMVLKLKGFILFKKGENAKAYEILRRALYLENDLDMEFYNVYSHVLLEESKFMELYKVLERGYQKYSLDKEYIIFYTRVISNNYSEYEKAEKTLKRYIVKNGIDDELLLQLSKISFSNGDVATAENSIKMISDDYKYDLEYLNLKKDILDKTNKKEEAQKINILIERLTKEKS from the coding sequence ATGAAAAAATTATTCTACATTATTCTCTTGATAAGTCTGATGGGCTGTACAAATACTCCGAAAACAGTTGAAAGAACAGCTGACAAAGAGGAATATAATGTCATAAAAGGGATTAATTTTTCTCAAGAAGGGAAATATTTGGAGGCACTGAGAGAATTTGAAAAAGCCTATGGAAAGAATGAAAAAAACATAATAACTCTAAGAGAGATGGGTCTAGTTTATGCACAACTCTCAGACTATAAAAAATCCGAGGAATTTTATAAAAAGGCTCTTGCCTTAGATGAAAGAGATCAAACGGCCATAAAAAATCTGGCTTTGCTCTCATATATAAAAGGGGATTATGAAAAAGCTGAGGAATATTTAGAAAGTGTATCTAAGGATTCTGTAGACAATATGGTTTTAAAGTTAAAGGGATTTATTTTGTTTAAAAAAGGTGAAAATGCCAAAGCATATGAAATTTTGAGAAGAGCCCTTTATTTGGAAAATGACCTGGATATGGAGTTTTATAATGTGTATTCTCATGTCTTACTGGAAGAATCCAAATTTATGGAGCTGTATAAGGTTCTTGAAAGAGGGTATCAAAAGTATAGCCTAGATAAAGAGTATATAATTTTTTATACGAGAGTAATTTCAAACAACTATAGTGAGTATGAAAAAGCTGAAAAAACTCTGAAAAGATATATAGTAAAAAATGGTATTGATGATGAACTGTTGCTGCAATTGAGTAAGATATCTTTTTCAAATGGAGACGTAGCTACGGCAGAAAATTCAATAAAAATGATTTCAGATGACTATAAGTATGATTTAGAATATCTTAACCTGAAAAAAGATATACTGGATAAGACTAATAAAAAGGAAGAAGCCCAAAAAATAAATATCCTTATTGAAAGGCTGACTAAGGAAAAAAGCTAA
- a CDS encoding NUDIX hydrolase, which produces MEIRVRVAGVLTRGNEILFVKHQKNGEEYWLLPGGGVDYGETMEESLAREFLEECNIEIEVENLMFVSQGISPDKKKHIINMFFKVKYLSGELKIGEEKRLKEAAYHNIDDVKNMTLYPNVKKELLDYFEGYKEIKYLGHRWE; this is translated from the coding sequence ATGGAAATAAGGGTTAGGGTAGCTGGTGTTTTAACAAGAGGAAATGAGATACTTTTTGTAAAACATCAAAAAAATGGAGAAGAGTACTGGCTACTTCCTGGAGGGGGAGTAGATTATGGTGAAACAATGGAGGAGTCTTTAGCAAGAGAATTTCTAGAAGAATGCAATATTGAGATAGAAGTTGAGAACCTAATGTTTGTTTCTCAAGGGATTTCACCAGATAAAAAAAAGCATATAATTAATATGTTTTTTAAAGTAAAATATCTCTCAGGGGAGCTTAAAATAGGTGAGGAGAAAAGGCTCAAAGAGGCCGCTTACCATAATATAGATGATGTGAAAAATATGACGCTTTATCCCAATGTGAAAAAAGAACTTTTAGACTACTTTGAGGGATACAAGGAGATAAAGTATCTAGGTCACAGGTGGGAATAA